ACATGTCTTTGTTTTCATTACACAAATGATACAATGTGCATGTGTGTTGTCTGCTATAAGAGAAATCCATTGATAATTGAACATACCTCTCTCTACTCCTAAATGTACATGTCCGCTGCTTGAGTGACATTTCTAGAACACTGTTGAGGTTGTTATAACAGATTCATAGCGGGTGATTTGATAGACAGATACAATAGAAAAAGTGTCTGCTCGGCAGGCAGCTAAGCCTGACCTCTCGACTCAGGGGAAGTGGCAATCTTACCTGCTTTTTTCCTCTACAAGAATATCAAACTATCGCTTCCTGGGCCAATATAGTTCATTTTACAAAGATCCCTCTAAAGCTTTAGTGGACTTATATATATAATGTTGGTGAGATGGTGATGGGAAATAACTTCAATTAAAATGCTTTAGTGGGATCTATGCTGTCTTTGTTCTGTTGGTGATGGTCTTCAGTCCAATCAAGGACTTTAGATGAGTGTGATAATAGAGGGTGGCTCGTGTATTTGTGGGAAGTTCAGTAACAGTGGAGAGAAAAACCCATCTAACTGAAACATGTTTTCTAGACTACACTGAATGCAATATGTCATTGAGATAACTTTAGAAAATACTTCTTGAGGGATATCTCACACTTTATTACCAAAATACAAGTGGATGAAAATGTACAATACTGTGATTAGTCAGTGTAGCTCAGCACCGTGTAGCCTAAGTAGCTTCCGAAAAACTACTAATTTGACAGAAAAGGGAACATGCATTTTCTTCCCTTCACTTATTTTAGGTGTAGTTACAGTCTTATATAAGTACAAACTTCATGATGCAGGCAGAAACATTTGCATTGCTAAAGATTGTTTTTACAGACAAGCTACAGGTAACTGACAGACAAgctacaggtaactgacaaataaaggaaacaccaacatacaGTTTCTTCACTGCACcatggcatagattctacaagtgtatGGAACTCAATTGGGGGGATGCGATACCATTCTTACACGAGCATTTCCATAATTtcgtgttttgttgatggtggtggaaaatgctgtTTACTGTAAGAAGTTTCACAGAGGTTATTTAACTACCTGTATTATATGCAAAAATGCTTTTTAGTTAAACCACTGATGTTGTATTCCTCAGTTCTTATTTGCATACATTGGTTTTATATTATTAGTGACATGAAAAACACATACCAAGGCAAGGACTTTTATTCTTCCAAATATTTTAACCGTTCAAAATCAGAAACACTACATGTCGACTGCATGTCTTTGGTATGACCATTACAGAACcatgtgatcaaaggtcatgAACTTTCTACTGCAGTCAACTGGAAATTTGCTCCTCACCAACAGCAACTTGAAGTCGGAACCAAAGCATTGTGGGAGACAACCTTGGATTTTTGGAAGCAAAGGGCACTACAGGCTCTACATCCTTACAATCTTATCACATAGGCCTTCATGTGATCCACATTAATAAAGTAAATGTCCTACTTGCAACAATATAGCTATCTCAATGTTACTGTAATGTGCTACGTCATAGCTTACAATTTGTCTCGTCTGTAATAATGTCACCAAAAATTCAAATTTGTTGATTGTCTAGTATGTGTGAATAAAATGGAATAGATATTGTAGGATATATGGGTTGTAGGGGATTTCTACACAGGCAATTTTagaggcttaatctgtgtccaggaataAGTCCCTTAATGAGAAACTACCCCAGCCACCAGTCGTGGAGTCAATAAGTGCATTTGCCTGCTTTTCATATTGTTTACCCAGTAACTTATGTGAAGTGATGTACATGTATAGTCTAATCATTTTCTGTACAGTGTGTTTTGTCCTTCATGTGATTAAATACAACTGTGTTCTTTAAATGCTTACTAAAGGTTGAGAATTAAATAAATACACTACAGGTGATGTAGTGATGCTGACATGCAATAATTACCATACAGTAAGAATCTTTGTGGACCATATTTAAATCACATCTGTTACAATTCCATGTTGCACAGTCACAAATAATGAGGAAGGTTCAAGGGCATAAAGTAATGACAAAAAATAGAGCATATCCCATATAATGCAATAACACATAAGTTCTCATTCTAGTAGCCTATGCACTCAATTCCTGGTTCTATTTTGAGAAAACCATCAGATACAAAACAAGTATTGTGAATGTTAGAGCTTGGACTGGTGTCTAATTTCTTTATCAGGATATTTATTCCTTAGACCATGCTGATCATATTCAGCTTTGTGTAGATGTGGAATTTCAATACCATCCACCTCGTCGGCAATAACAAAGGCAAATGCCATGTCTGCCACTGACGTGTTTCCTAGAAACAGCAGAAGTCGTCCGACAGCAGATGCATATGTGCCTCTTCTGGCTTTACTTGTTAACTACTTCCGGCTTACCACTAAAACTTTCCACTAAAGCCCAATATCTTCAAGCCAGGGATCCCTCTGCGTGATGCCTCTTGTCAGTTTTAAGGGGGAAATTCACCCTTTTTCAACATAAACTTAATTTGCTTACTAACCTTTGCCTGCTCATAGATGTTTAAAAATCACGATGCACACCAGATGTGATCAGTGGCCGTGTTCGAGAGCATAAAAACAGTGATGCATCATGGGTAAAtggtgactgactgatctacaagtAATATTGAGTAGTTATGAGTCTAAACTCTGCTTTAAAATGGGCCTGTTCCTCTGCCCAGGCTTTCCTGACACATGTCCGATCTTAGCacacctggataggtattttatgtAACAGCTAACCACAAGGACCAATGGTCAATTGTAAGTGGTAAATGGCTGAGCGATTACCCCCATGTACAATACATTTGATGACTGTACATAAGGTGTACCTTGTGATTCATGCTACACGGAGATCTTGACTGGCATTTGAACAACAGAAAAAATGATTTTGCACCATATTACAGaaccaaataaaaaaataaaaacaattatagAACCAAATACAAATTCAGATTTTGGAGAATTACAGTTTATTTTCACATTTCTGTTTAAATAGAATTATATTACTGAAAGAGAACAGGACatttataaatatataataacatAACCTTCCCCAGTAAATGTTAACTACAGCCACCTACTGTACATAATTTTAAATGTTGCTCATATGAAAATTGAGCAACACTGCCACTTACCATCCTTGGATAATCAAATCTTAATTTTTAAATGAGAATACTACTTGTAAATAATCTAAATAAAACAGAAACCTAAGAAATTTTGAAAATGGGGCATAAGGCAGTGTACAGTATGCATACACACTGGCATCACATATTAGATTAAATGGACCATGTCACATAGAATATAGATCTCATGGTCCCCTTTACTACTGCTAGTGTACTAGAAGTAATATCTTCATGTGAGACACAGAGAGCCTGTTTAATCAAGCAGATAGTCCCTGTAAGGATATCAGAAAAGCCTCACTTAGACTCTTTTGTATGCATTGTACTCCACTGTATTTCTTAGCTGAGCTTAACAATAATGgaaacaaaaagagagagaggcaaagcaCTGTGCACTTTGGTCAAATCTCAGTATTTTCCTTGTGGCACCAAAGGAAAATGCACAACGTTTTACACCAAGAGTACCTCCAACACATCATGGTCCTCATATTCCACAAATTACATGGTGTTGATTTGTATCCTTCTATTCCAAATGGATTGTGATAAGTTCAGTTTAGAGACAAGTCCACTGTTACGCAGACGGTGAGAACGTGAGAATCATCCATCCAATAACGAAGTAAAAGAGGAAGACGGGATATACCACCAAAGCTTTGCGATTAGAAGGCTGGCTATCTGCTAAGAAAGCTGTAGAGGCTGGGGGAAAATAATATACATACATGTTATCAGTGACTTAAGGAGGTGTGTTTTATGGCCAAAATACAGCCCCTAAGGGTTGcttggacacagcccttagctgtggcaTATTGGTCATATATCACAAAGCCTCAaggagccttattgctattataaactggttaacaacgtagagcagtaaaaatacatgttgtcAAActcgtggtatacggtctgatataccacggctttcagccaatcagcattcagggctcgaacaacCCAGGTTATAATAAAGATTAGACTGTATAATCTATTAAAATGTAGTACTAATGTTATTAGGAACACTTGAACAAGTTTAATCTTTATGCAACAGCTCCACCTACTGTAAGTCAGTATGACTGCAAACAGTCAATGAGTTTGTAGAGTGTTGGCACCAATAAACGTAGTCAACCAAATAAGACGTGTAATATAGTTGTCGCCTTATGAAAAGGACTTTCCTTACCAAACGTGGACCAACTGAATGATGCTGTGACCACAATTAGTCGAACGATGAAGCTGACCATCCCAGACCCACCCAGCAGCACCAGCCTACAGACAACCATTGCCACAGTCAGAGGCATGATGCAGTAGCCAAGCACACACAGGCTCTGGAAAAACGatctagaagaaaaaaaaaacaggaattTTAAATGCACATATGTCTAAGTTTTCAATTAATAAATACAATTCACCTCTTAAGGAACTAATCATATTACAGTACTTGCATGTTCAAAAgcatttcatatttttatttgattaattTGACTATAATGATTGGAAGCTGGCTAGAAAGATACGTACATGGTGCCTCCCAGCAGCTTTGAGTTCAGTGTGATGATGACAGATCCAAACCAGATGATCACAAACACCTCTGCAAACTGGGGCCCTCCATCTTCCTTACTGTCAACTGAACCCCCCTGCAGCATCCTGAAAACAGGAAGGAAACAATATAAATCCATAGCGCATCCTTCTCCAGTCGTCTTTCATTCATAAATGGCAATCATCacttgaaacaataacaaagaatTTTACCTACCCCCATTTTAGTAAAAAGCTAAagagatggggctggagaaaagcaaccactctcaaattcatatacAGGGCTATGGATACAAAgaccatctacagtgccttgcgaaagtattcggcccccttgaactttgcgaccttttgccacatttcaggcttcaaacgtgaagaatcaacaacaagtgggacaaaatcatgaagtggaacgacatttattggatatttcaaactttaacaaatcaaaaactgaaaaattgggcgtgcaaaattattcagcccccttaagttaatactttgtagcgccaccttgtgctgcaattacagctgtaagtcgcttggggtatgtctctatcagttttgcacatcaagagactgaaattctttcccattcctccttgcaaaacagctcgagctcagtgaggttggatggagagcatttgtggacagcagttttcagttcattccacagattcacaattggattcaggtctggactttgacttggccattctaacacctggatatgtttatttttgaaccattccattgtagattttgttttatgttttggatcattgtcttgttggaagagaaatctccgtcccagtctcaggtcttttgcagactccatcaggttttctttcagaatggtcctgtatttggctccatccatcttcccatcaattttaaccatcttccctgtccctgctgaagaaaagcaggcccaaaccatgatgctgccaccaccatgtttgacagtggagatggtgtgttcagggtgatgagctgtgttgcttttacgccaaacataacgttttgcattgttgccaaaaagttcaattttggtttcatctgaccagagcaccttcttccacatgtttggagtgtctcccaggtggcttgtggcaaactttaaacaacactttttatggatatctttaagaaatggctttcttcttgccactcttccataaaggccagatttgtgcaatatacgactgattgttgtcctatggacagagtctcccacctcagctgtagatctctgcagttcatccagagtgatcatgggcctcttggctgcatctctgatcagtcttctccttgtatgagctgaaagtttagagggacggccaggtcttggtagatttgcagtggtctgatactccttccatttcaatattatcgcttgcacagtgctccttgggatgtttaaagcttgggaaatcttttggtatccaaatccggctttaaacttcttcacaactgtatctcggacctgcctggtgtgttccttgttcttcatgatgctctctgcgcttttaacggacctctgagactatcacagtgcaggtgcatttatacggagacttgattacacacaggtggattgtatttatcatcattagtcatttaggtcaacattggatcattcagagatcctcactgaacttctggagagagtttgctgcactgaaagtaaaggggctgaataattttgcacgcccaatttttcagtttttgatttgttaaaaaagtttgaaatagccaataaatgtctttccacttcatgattgtgtcccacttgttgttgattcttcacaaaaaaatatggttttatatctttatgtttgaagcctgaaatgtggcaaaaggtcgcaaagttcaagggggccgaatactttcgcaaggcactgtattacatCAAAATTATCGTTTTAACCAtatgttgaggctatatagtgtttgcttacatttactttgtttacaaacatcggagtaaaacaagtttacattttgggttatgatggggtatgacagtggaaccaagctcatgaggcatttccaagttatattcttcaagaatcaatgggtacatatgattaatttataagtccaaaaatggatgtagaaactgcagattgcccctttaaaagaGTGTCAGTCATATTATGCTACTACACTGAAACACGAATACTCACAGAGCCAGTGTCACACAGAGCAATAATGGGCCCCACAAGTCCCCTAGAAAAGAGGAGGAAGTTAACACAATCTTCCTAGAACATCAAACACAATTACCATTGTCACATTTGTCTAGGTAGTACAGGAGGAAGTTAAATTAATATTACTAGAACACCTGGGTTTTCACTAGTtaccacaaagtcaaaattgtctatattgtaaacatttattgaaaacaaaaatgtgctttttggtcttaatttaaaagttaggcataaggttagcaatggagttaaggttaggtttaaaatcagattttaaaaagagaAATTATTGAAATAGGCCTGGTTTAGccataattatgactttgtggctatgTTAAGTAGTGATGACCAAACACCTGGCACATTTCGTTTGTCACATTTTCCTAGGTACTATTACAAATGTCAGTTTAAATCATGTTTGTTATATACATACTGTTATTCTTGTACGTGTTGGATAGATATAACTAAGTAAAATACCGCTAGGTCACATGATGTAATACCAATTTATTGTGTTGGAATAGTATAAAAGATTAATTCATCTTTCAAAGTATATAGTACTCACAGTCTCTCAGTAGCGTTGAACTCTTCTTAGGATACATCACATGAACAAACTTTTTCCCCACTGCTTTCAGATCTCGTAACTAAATGAGACATGAGAGGGATTTTAGGAGAGGTTTTAAAAGGTCCAGTGCAGCCGTTTCTATcccaatatcaaatcatttctgagtGACAATTAAGTACATTActaactaggtttctattcaattGGCAACAGATTGTCATGTAAATATTCAAAAATCTGTATAAAGAAAAtatgtgcattttcccaccaAACTGACTCGTTGTGGATAAAAGTCTGTgcgtgatgacatagtgcacacaaaatgtactcTTAAGTTATCATGTACCGAAGAAAAATCTAAAGTGACAAAACTCTACTGATAGTTGTTACGAAAACTGTTGTGTTAAATAGCAAATATGTCTACTTTGGTCTTGGCATGTGCACTCttgccaacagctcacagatacagtgcgggtaggctgtgtaggtaggctagtctacatgatgagatcaTTATGGATAAggaatatttttatttgtcaaacggtagtcaagcatcaatcatcatgtcaccagaataagaccctcgatatttattggaaaggagcatcaagatcaccgTGCACTTTCCCCACCCTGTGAAAtaacttatttaatctgtagcctaataaactgcatggtttccgagtcatagtgggaggaccacacaccatatcaagTTTAcctcgatatgatggttattatattcaTATTTGCACATAAAGGCATTTCCACCACCTCCACTTctcacataattaattttacagacacaaaaagatcccaccatgtcaaacAAACAAATTATCTTTTGGCCTTTTTTTTTATGTACCGAATCTACCTGTTTCCATCACATCTGTAgtgattttttaaaattatatggtatgactttactcacattaaaaactgtggatggaaacattATCATAGTGATGGATTTCAACTGGAATGGTCAAAATAAAACAATAGCTTCTTGGCAAAGaccaatttctcaagcaagaattttgctaggactgacTGGGAGGGGTCTgaatggggaggggaaaactgaaaactagtaGTTATTGACAGAGGTTTACAAttgtctttcttattggtctgttAACAACagtaatttaccacctggtggtATCACCAGGCAGACAAACACCATCCCACCTaaacaggcagaaatttcaggcagtctttttaaacagcttttacactaaaagggcattattatAATTGTCCCAATATTATGCCAAtgctcatagtgtggaaatatatataaaacatatgaAAATCtaatttttgactgcactgggccttcaaCATATAATGTAAGCCAAATTAAAAAAGGGGTCATGTAAGATGGAAGTGTACACAGTATGGTATGAAGAGGGAAATCTTACTATGGTGTCTTTGACAGGTTCATCCAGTGTGGAGTATTCGTCATCATGACTGGGTGTTCCAACCGGCACATTGATCTCACCCTCAACAGGGATGTCTCCTGATATGGATACATCTGACAGACCTGCAAACTGGAGATAATACAAGGAAAAGGAAAGGgggttgtacaactgaatgcattcaaatgAAATGTGTCTTCAGAATTTAAGGTGCGGGGGCTGCCTTAAtagacatccacgtcttcggcgcccggggccttgctcaggggcagaacgacagatttgtaccttgtcagctcggggattcgatccagaaacctttaggttactggccGAACGCTACCTGACACCCTAAACACAGATAACGTTACACATAAATACTTGTTTCTCAATAATGACAACAACCGATTTTTGGCATTTAGCCAATGCACTTTCGTCATGCTAATTCACTGCGGTCTTAATACATTTTGTTAACTAGCGCAAATATATTTACTGTactttagctaacgttagttatacagttagctaactagctaacattagacaGCTAACGTTACAGTTGCTATAGTTCTCCCTCAGGTTTTGGAAGACATTTAGTACTTTTGCATGGACAGTGACTTTCATTGGAGTgcttgtctctctcgctctctgtgttgACGCGTTtacctaacgttagctaactgtTAGCTATTGTAGTTAATCTAACTTGGAACACCCATGTTGACATTCCTTTACTAGCTATCTGTATTTAATATTGGCATCAGAAACGCTTAATAAAACGTTCGTGTATAATATAAAAAACAAGATATTAAAGAATTCATACACTGTTGTACAAGAATACCGGTAGTTACATTATGTATTTTATTCTTACCATAGGTTTACTGAACTCATCCACTTCCGCCATTTTCTCTGTCCAGACGCATATGAGACGTCATGCTATGACCATGATGTCACGTGGCTTGATAACATGCTTGAGAGAAAAAACGTACAGAAACTAGACATAGTAGACACACTTTTATGTTTGCATGGCCTCCAGAATGTCTAAGATTAGCACATTTTCAAACGGAATATATTCCAGTAAGAATGTAATACTAGTATAAACAGTGACTGATGCAAATAATGGGATGTTTGATGCCAATATGGAGGGATTTGCGTTGCAATTTTCAATGGGCGCTGCGCTAAGTGGGGTTGGGGGATCAAAGTATATTGTCTTGACTTGTCAAATTGACATGAAGTAAGAGACAAGAACAACAAGTAAAATATTACAATATGGAAAATATTTGGTGTAGTTGTTCCTTTAAGAATTATATTATGGGTGTGAAAGGAGGCGGTCCTTGGCAACACCGAACCAGATAGACACGAAAATACATTGTAACAAGAATCAGCTAACATTGTTTACCTAATGAATTAATGCATCAAGGAACCAAAGAAGAGTCACTGTGTGCCACGGGTCCAGGGATTCGACAGCATTCATATCTGGAGTAGTGGGCTACTCAAATTTCAATCTGGAAATGTTATCGACAATGTTCTGCACTGATTCGATGCATTAATTCAGATTTCTAACTTTAACATCTAGGCTACTGTACATCATTCCAAAAATAAGCAATGGGGCATCCTCCTCTTGAGTTCAGCGACTGCTATGAGGATAGTCCGGATTTTAGAGAAAGACTAAAATGCTATGAATTAGAATTGGAAAGAACAAGCAAATTTCTCAAAGATGTAATCAAAGACGGCAACAGTGTAATCAATGCAATCAAGGGTAAGcttctctctttcttcacccTTTTTACTACTTTCTATATAGATTGTTTGTGGGGTTTAATGTTTTTCTATGTAGTATGTCGAAGAGGAGGAACCTGCATTGTTTAGACACAGCCAACATACAAATTAGTTGAGCAATTGTTTCCAAAAAGCAAAGCCTGCTTTGATATGATATAATGAAGCAATAAGCACGAGGGGGTGtagtatggccaatataccaggcTAAGGGCTGTGCTTATATACGACGCCTGCATGGATCCAGCCCTTAGCcttgtatattggccatatatcacaaacccttCAGGTGCCTTAATgcttttataaactggttaccaacgtaaattgagcagtaaaaatacatgtttttgtcatagccgtggtatatcagaccatataccacgggtgtcagccaatcagcattcgtGGCTCGAACCAGACTGTTTATAATCTGTTGGAGCTCCTTATGGATTCCTGTAAAAATACATGAGTGTGAACAGATCCATAACATCATCAATGGAAAAACATAGCAAATTCATTGTGTGCAAAATAGTGACCTAATATGACTGTATTGGTATTGATTACTGTTCAATTTTGATTTAACATCATTTTACAGTAACACAAGTTCAGTATTTGTCTAGCAGCTGAATGACAAGCTAACAGTTTCAACCCGTTTATCAGCCTAACTAACATGTTACTTTTCTTGATAAATAATTAGTGGATGACAGTGGGCTGTGAAGGCAGACTATCAATTATGTAACTAGCATAACATGTAAAAAACATGACCTAATAGACAGACAACCTACAGCTATAGTGTAACTTAACTCTGGGGAACTCTGGTAGGTATGACTCATCCCATGCTGACTTGCTCATGTGACATTTTACTGTGCTTCATAAAGTCAGTCAAAATCCACAGAGCATTTTAGGTAGGCTTAAATGTTTGTTGCAGTCATACAAAAACATATGACCTGATGTTTGCACAGTCAATAACCAAACCCAAACCACATGCTAAAAAAGCGTAAGTGAACATAGGCATTCCTCAGTGATTCCTTGTTAGACGCAACTGCATAAGCAACATGAACCTGTAGCATAAACAACGTTTTTTCATTTGTGTCGTGCTGTGCCTTATCCATGCCATGGTCCTGTCTCTTTTCCTTCCTGTTTTCTCCTCCACCAAAACCACTGCCATGTGATATTTTACTCTACATATAAGGAGAAAATGCTGCCTTTGCAGATCAGAAAAAGTGCAGCTTAAGGATTCTTACCATATACTCATTTTATAGCACATTCCCTTACTGTCCAAGGTCCTTGAGCATTGCGCATAATGTTATTGCACTAATGTTATTGCACAACCCTATACTTTCAATGATTACAT
Above is a genomic segment from Oncorhynchus masou masou isolate Uvic2021 chromosome 12, UVic_Omas_1.1, whole genome shotgun sequence containing:
- the LOC135550518 gene encoding protein YIPF6, giving the protein MAEVDEFSKPMFAGLSDVSISGDIPVEGEINVPVGTPSHDDEYSTLDEPVKDTILRDLKAVGKKFVHVMYPKKSSTLLRDWDLWGPLLLCVTLALMLQGGSVDSKEDGGPQFAEVFVIIWFGSVIITLNSKLLGGTISFFQSLCVLGYCIMPLTVAMVVCRLVLLGGSGMVSFIVRLIVVTASFSWSTFASTAFLADSQPSNRKALVVYPVFLFYFVIGWMILTFSPSA